From Phenylobacterium montanum, the proteins below share one genomic window:
- a CDS encoding aminotransferase class III-fold pyridoxal phosphate-dependent enzyme, producing MSDALHSQDWAWRARAKAVLPNGMYGHLSTQMLPEAYPQFFSRAEGAMIWDVDGVGYIDYMCAFGPNLFGYGDREIDDAYIAQLRVGDVMTGPSPHLVRLAEAMVDQVSHAEWALFCKNGTDATTAAVMAARAATGRRVILRAHGSYHGTSPWCTPVPAGTTEAERGHQIWFDYNDVESLRAAATEAGNDLAAIIGTPVNQHAFLKQQLPTADYARAARAICDASGAMLITDEVRSGFRVVADGIWDDLGAPPDLSAWGKAIANGHCISVVLGGARARYGIESVFVTGSFWFASAPMAAGLVVMERIKEGGYLKTITETGNRLRTGLDEVAARHGVGFEQSGPVTMPLMTFTDDPDFRAGFFWCAEMLKEGVYLHPWHNMFLNTAMTDEHIEITLKAADKAFAALNAARLTLGPNERLLAAAANR from the coding sequence ATGTCGGACGCTCTACATTCACAGGATTGGGCCTGGCGCGCGCGCGCAAAGGCTGTGCTGCCAAATGGCATGTATGGACATCTGTCGACTCAGATGCTTCCCGAAGCTTACCCGCAGTTCTTCTCCCGCGCCGAGGGTGCGATGATCTGGGACGTCGATGGCGTCGGCTACATCGACTACATGTGCGCCTTCGGGCCCAACCTCTTCGGCTATGGTGACCGCGAGATCGACGACGCCTACATCGCCCAACTGCGGGTCGGCGATGTGATGACCGGCCCCTCGCCCCATCTTGTGCGCCTCGCCGAGGCCATGGTCGACCAAGTGTCGCACGCCGAATGGGCGTTGTTCTGCAAGAACGGCACGGACGCCACCACCGCCGCGGTCATGGCCGCCCGCGCCGCCACTGGCCGCAGAGTGATCCTGCGTGCCCACGGCTCCTATCACGGCACTTCGCCATGGTGCACGCCCGTTCCGGCCGGCACGACGGAGGCCGAGCGCGGCCACCAGATCTGGTTCGACTACAACGACGTCGAGAGCCTGCGGGCGGCGGCGACCGAAGCCGGAAATGACCTGGCGGCCATCATCGGCACCCCCGTCAACCAGCATGCCTTCCTGAAGCAGCAGCTTCCGACCGCCGATTACGCTCGCGCCGCCCGGGCGATTTGCGATGCGTCAGGCGCCATGCTGATCACCGACGAGGTACGCAGCGGCTTCCGCGTTGTTGCGGACGGCATCTGGGACGACCTCGGCGCGCCGCCGGACCTGTCGGCCTGGGGCAAAGCGATCGCTAACGGCCACTGCATCTCGGTAGTCCTGGGTGGCGCGCGGGCGCGGTACGGCATCGAATCCGTCTTCGTGACCGGCTCCTTCTGGTTTGCGTCAGCGCCCATGGCCGCCGGTCTGGTGGTGATGGAGCGGATCAAGGAAGGCGGCTATCTCAAGACCATCACCGAAACCGGCAATCGCCTGCGCACTGGACTGGATGAGGTGGCTGCTCGCCACGGCGTCGGCTTCGAACAGTCCGGCCCGGTGACGATGCCGCTTATGACCTTCACGGACGATCCCGATTTCCGCGCCGGCTTCTTCTGGTGCGCGGAGATGCTGAAAGAAGGCGTCTACCTGCATCCCTGGCACAACATGTTCCTCAACACCGCCATGACCGACGAGCACATCGAGATCACGCTCAAGGCGGCGGACAAGGCCTTCGCTGCTCTGAACGCTGCACGGCTGACGCTCGGCCCCAACGAACGGCTGCTCGCCGCAGCCGCCAACCGCTGA
- a CDS encoding MFS transporter encodes MQRAPADLGAPADRRHPPLSKSAVSWAFVESGRSSYTILIAIYIFVPYLASVLVSDPVKGQAIIANLGQGAGLAAALMAPLLGTTIDHVGRRKHLLVWASLLSVPLGALLWLARPGGLDITATATILAIVGVTFTLAEVVHNSLLVHAARRDEWARASGLSLTLGNGAAVVLMIIVLWAFVLPGAVHLPFVPDKPLLGLNAARHEPERFTGPLCAVMMVLSLIPLMLFTRDAPASSLTTRQAIRQGLADLRGMLTLLKEAREARKFLIARMIFMDAMGGVFAFTGVFAAGVLGWGPTQLLVEGIAGSVFAAVGGLVAGWLDPWLGCKRSLLFTLSGCLLCIIGEIGVGKDHIFFMAYDPALNGRPWPLPLFNTWPEWLFIACDFGVGVFSVSALASSRTFMAELAPPGRTTAFFGLFALSGRATAWLAPMLVGAATLGFHSQQMGYVPLAGLLLIGSLMLAPVRTPTEHVGADPAGLEAAPIREPTTV; translated from the coding sequence ATGCAACGCGCCCCGGCTGATCTTGGCGCACCGGCCGATCGACGCCACCCACCACTGTCCAAAAGCGCCGTCAGCTGGGCCTTCGTGGAATCCGGGCGCAGTTCCTATACCATCCTGATCGCTATCTACATCTTCGTGCCCTACCTGGCGTCGGTGCTGGTCAGCGATCCGGTCAAAGGCCAGGCGATCATCGCGAACCTCGGACAGGGAGCGGGCCTCGCCGCCGCCCTCATGGCGCCCCTTCTTGGTACGACCATCGATCACGTCGGCCGCCGCAAGCACCTGTTGGTGTGGGCCTCGCTGCTGTCCGTACCCCTGGGGGCCCTCCTGTGGCTGGCCAGGCCCGGCGGCCTGGATATCACCGCGACCGCCACCATCCTCGCCATCGTCGGGGTCACCTTCACCCTGGCGGAAGTGGTCCACAACTCGCTGCTGGTGCATGCGGCGCGGCGCGACGAATGGGCCCGCGCCTCGGGCCTATCGCTGACCTTGGGCAACGGCGCGGCGGTCGTCCTGATGATCATCGTGCTGTGGGCCTTCGTCCTGCCAGGCGCCGTCCACCTGCCCTTCGTCCCCGACAAGCCTCTGCTTGGTCTCAACGCCGCCCGTCACGAGCCGGAACGCTTCACCGGACCGCTCTGCGCGGTGATGATGGTGCTAAGCCTCATCCCCCTGATGCTCTTCACTCGGGACGCTCCGGCCAGTTCGCTGACCACGCGGCAGGCCATCCGCCAGGGCCTGGCCGACCTGCGCGGCATGCTGACCCTGCTCAAGGAAGCGCGCGAGGCGAGGAAATTCCTCATCGCCCGGATGATCTTCATGGACGCCATGGGCGGCGTCTTCGCCTTCACCGGCGTCTTCGCCGCGGGCGTCCTGGGTTGGGGCCCGACCCAGCTCCTGGTCGAGGGCATCGCTGGCAGCGTCTTCGCCGCCGTCGGCGGCCTGGTGGCCGGCTGGCTGGACCCTTGGCTGGGTTGCAAGCGCTCGCTGCTCTTCACCCTCTCCGGGTGCCTTCTCTGCATCATCGGTGAGATCGGCGTCGGCAAGGATCACATCTTCTTCATGGCCTATGACCCGGCCCTCAACGGCCGCCCCTGGCCGCTGCCCCTCTTCAACACCTGGCCCGAGTGGCTGTTCATCGCCTGCGATTTCGGGGTCGGCGTCTTTTCCGTCTCCGCGCTGGCGTCCAGCCGCACCTTCATGGCTGAGCTGGCCCCGCCCGGCCGAACTACTGCCTTCTTCGGCCTGTTCGCGCTTTCAGGACGCGCCACCGCCTGGCTGGCCCCGATGCTGGTGGGCGCCGCGACGCTCGGCTTCCATTCGCAGCAGATGGGCTACGTGCCCCTGGCGGGCCTGCTGCTGATTGGGTCGCTGATGCTGGCCCCGGTCCGTACACCGACCGAACACGTAGGCGCCGACCCCGCCGGCCTCGAAGCAGCGCCCATTCGCGAACCGACCACGGTCTGA
- a CDS encoding TonB-dependent receptor: protein MIITEGFAGRRAALFAAAGAAALLGGVGLAHAADQQPAQGAPTQVQEVVVTAQRRSQNLQEVPVSVQALSSNDLRAAGVKGTQDLGQITPNVTIISPIGEGNQPLITIRGIGLNDFDTNNAGPNGVYVDDVYISAPSAQSFALFDLGQVQVLKGPQGTLYGRNTSGGAVVFTSNRPTGHYTGDLYLEYGKYNTLQIEGAVGGPITDNLSARAALVVNHSDGYVKNAYTGGSPIDNVDNQAARLQLQYQPNDNLKVYFETTNGWVRNRPEPYGHIGVYVPGTQGDASPTFCTPAQAMAGGCVDLFGFGTSSQRSGSFNRLQDLTNFASINQFRVDYNLGPATLTSITSYQYDKKFHPEETDASPNNLLNATYGVKSDTYTQEVRLAHNSDAFNWVFGGFYLHEDLRQDQPLDLFGDGDLFGAFGVPAGPGNFDGIAQRSYDRSKQVIDSAALFGQGDYTWDKLTLTMGARYTWEKKTFDYNGSTQYQDGGRGHYGPLQSFISSRQSQTNSNVTWRFALKYHFTPQVQGYASASTGFKSGGFNGSFLSNDPQQALFQLTPIKPETVTAYEVGLKTTLFDRRLKLNSAIFYNDYKNEQIFAAVPQTLTTGTGQTIVSTTQLLTNAKKAHTSGVEIQVVAVPIHGLTIDLEPAWLEARLDEAGLPLFSGATSLNGKTLANAPKFTFSGTIAYKIDLASGDDVAIRWNSNYRSHTWFDTTNDPYIQQDPYWVHNFSIDYEAHQGWKAGLFIRNVADEKYSLTSTDLSNPFGVLEPVYGQPRMYGVALSYHF, encoded by the coding sequence ATGATAATCACTGAAGGATTTGCCGGCCGTCGGGCCGCGCTGTTTGCGGCGGCGGGCGCCGCGGCGTTGCTGGGAGGCGTCGGGTTAGCTCACGCGGCCGACCAGCAGCCGGCGCAAGGCGCCCCAACCCAGGTGCAGGAGGTGGTGGTCACCGCCCAGCGCCGTAGCCAGAACCTTCAGGAAGTGCCGGTCTCCGTGCAGGCTCTGTCTAGTAACGACCTGAGGGCGGCGGGGGTGAAGGGCACGCAGGACCTCGGCCAGATCACCCCGAACGTGACGATCATCAGCCCGATCGGCGAGGGCAACCAGCCGCTCATCACCATCCGCGGTATTGGCCTTAACGACTTCGACACCAACAATGCCGGACCGAACGGCGTGTATGTCGACGACGTCTATATCAGCGCGCCGTCAGCCCAGTCCTTCGCCCTGTTTGACCTGGGGCAAGTGCAGGTGCTGAAAGGGCCGCAGGGCACCCTCTACGGCCGCAATACGAGCGGCGGTGCGGTTGTCTTCACTTCCAACCGCCCCACCGGCCACTACACCGGCGATCTCTATCTGGAGTACGGCAAATACAACACGTTGCAGATCGAAGGCGCCGTCGGCGGACCGATCACCGACAACCTCTCCGCCCGCGCGGCGCTGGTCGTGAACCACTCCGACGGCTACGTGAAGAACGCCTATACCGGTGGAAGCCCGATCGACAACGTCGACAACCAGGCAGCCCGGCTGCAGCTACAGTATCAGCCGAACGACAATCTGAAGGTCTATTTCGAGACCACCAATGGCTGGGTCCGCAATCGTCCGGAGCCCTATGGCCACATCGGCGTCTACGTGCCGGGCACGCAGGGCGATGCTTCGCCCACCTTCTGCACGCCGGCGCAGGCGATGGCCGGCGGCTGCGTCGACCTCTTCGGCTTCGGCACCTCGTCACAGCGGTCGGGATCGTTCAACCGGCTGCAGGACCTGACGAACTTCGCCTCGATTAATCAGTTCCGTGTCGACTACAATCTGGGTCCCGCGACGCTGACCTCGATCACCTCTTATCAGTACGACAAGAAGTTCCACCCAGAAGAAACGGACGCCAGTCCGAACAACCTGCTTAACGCCACCTACGGGGTGAAATCCGACACCTATACGCAGGAAGTCCGCCTCGCGCACAATTCCGACGCCTTCAACTGGGTCTTCGGCGGTTTCTACTTGCACGAGGACCTGCGCCAGGATCAGCCCCTCGACCTGTTTGGGGACGGTGACCTGTTCGGCGCGTTCGGCGTCCCGGCGGGCCCGGGCAATTTCGACGGCATCGCACAGCGCTCCTACGACCGCAGCAAACAGGTCATCGACAGCGCCGCGCTGTTTGGCCAGGGTGACTATACCTGGGACAAGCTCACCCTGACCATGGGCGCGCGTTACACCTGGGAAAAGAAGACCTTCGACTACAACGGTTCCACCCAGTACCAGGACGGCGGACGGGGCCACTACGGCCCCTTGCAGAGCTTCATCAGTTCGCGCCAGTCGCAGACCAATTCGAACGTGACCTGGCGGTTTGCCCTGAAGTATCACTTCACGCCCCAGGTCCAGGGCTACGCCAGCGCCTCCACCGGATTCAAGAGCGGGGGCTTCAACGGCAGCTTCCTCAGCAACGACCCGCAGCAGGCGCTCTTCCAGCTGACGCCGATCAAGCCTGAAACGGTGACCGCCTATGAAGTTGGTCTGAAGACGACACTTTTCGACCGCCGCCTGAAGCTCAACTCCGCGATCTTCTACAACGACTACAAAAACGAGCAGATCTTCGCGGCCGTCCCGCAGACGCTGACCACCGGCACGGGCCAGACCATCGTCAGCACCACCCAGTTGCTGACCAATGCAAAGAAGGCGCACACCTCTGGCGTCGAGATCCAGGTGGTGGCCGTGCCGATTCATGGCCTGACCATCGACCTGGAGCCCGCGTGGCTGGAGGCGCGCCTTGACGAGGCCGGCCTGCCGCTCTTCTCGGGGGCCACCTCGCTGAACGGCAAAACGTTGGCCAATGCGCCGAAGTTCACCTTCTCCGGCACCATCGCCTACAAGATCGATCTGGCGAGCGGCGACGACGTTGCGATCCGATGGAACTCGAACTACCGCAGCCACACTTGGTTCGACACCACCAACGACCCGTACATCCAGCAGGATCCGTACTGGGTGCACAACTTCAGCATTGATTACGAGGCCCACCAGGGCTGGAAGGCGGGCCTGTTCATTCGCAACGTCGCCGATGAGAAATACAGCCTGACCTCGACCGATCTTTCCAACCCGTTCGGCGTGCTGGAGCCGGTCTATGGGCAACCCCGCATGTATGGCGTCGCCCTCAGTTACCATTTCTGA
- a CDS encoding class II aldolase/adducin family protein encodes MTTGSEAAARTELVQAYKEVVGLGLTELSSGNISVRFGEGMLISPTGASGDTITEDSLVYVGPDGGWEAGRRPSSEWQLHARVYRENADTNAIVHTHSDYCVAVACHCKPLPGFHYMVGVFGGDDVPCVPYNTFGSEELARDVALALRARTACLMGNHGATARGKHLDAAVKGAHRLEISCRHYIHSLAIGEPRLLTPEEWADFHRRIGNSGYAK; translated from the coding sequence ATGACGACGGGATCGGAAGCGGCGGCGCGCACCGAACTGGTGCAGGCCTACAAGGAGGTCGTGGGCCTTGGCCTGACCGAGCTTTCCTCGGGCAATATTAGCGTGCGATTCGGCGAGGGGATGCTGATCTCGCCGACCGGCGCCAGCGGCGACACCATCACCGAAGACAGCCTTGTATATGTCGGCCCCGATGGCGGCTGGGAAGCGGGTCGGCGGCCCTCAAGCGAATGGCAGCTGCACGCGCGCGTCTATCGTGAGAACGCCGACACCAACGCCATTGTCCATACCCACTCGGACTACTGCGTGGCCGTGGCCTGCCACTGCAAGCCGCTGCCGGGCTTTCACTACATGGTCGGGGTGTTCGGCGGCGATGACGTGCCCTGTGTGCCCTACAACACCTTCGGCAGCGAAGAGCTGGCGCGCGACGTGGCCCTGGCCTTGCGCGCCCGCACCGCCTGCCTGATGGGCAACCACGGCGCCACCGCCCGCGGCAAACACCTGGATGCGGCGGTCAAGGGCGCCCACAGGCTGGAAATCTCCTGCCGCCACTACATCCATTCCCTGGCCATCGGCGAGCCGCGGCTGCTGACGCCGGAGGAATGGGCGGACTTCCATCGCCGCATCGGCAATTCAGGATACGCGAAGTAA
- a CDS encoding cytochrome P450, protein MSTSTAPPEARVITVQSLSTLEDYGYVGGRESLQGFYARAYAPGAPRFLRSDDGSLAVFRHADVRAMGSMPQLAALAPAVLFPGAFDGPDAAAPAGFAIADLIKNQLFTTNAPLNPALRRVLLKQIGPKPAASHAERTRAIAVSILRGLPSDTPVDLVRDIAEPLTGRYWGSLMDMSDVEAVGAAIQARRMSPMLSLKRSPESQFAANEAAKAYRVIVEEAGRRAQEKGGCPFVNCMAEDLAVIDIQDDPRYGGLVPKTIGAFLAGNLFDGFHTAALAAANSLHVLLQHPEALDEVRRDPTRAAAAVGEALRIESPVIHLNRIISEDLHYEDTIVPKGTRVLLMWGAANHDPEAFKDPHIFDLKRSQQGATTFGGGAHLCPGRFSALVIARSLLEAVLETGIEVRPVPGAERWLDNLAMSQLETFPVVLKPAA, encoded by the coding sequence ATGTCCACGTCCACTGCGCCACCCGAAGCTAGGGTGATCACAGTCCAGTCGCTGTCGACGCTCGAGGACTACGGTTACGTTGGAGGGCGCGAAAGCTTACAGGGCTTCTACGCCCGCGCCTATGCCCCCGGCGCGCCCCGCTTCCTGCGCAGCGATGACGGTTCCCTTGCGGTGTTTCGCCACGCAGATGTCCGGGCGATGGGGTCGATGCCGCAGCTGGCGGCGCTGGCGCCGGCGGTGCTGTTTCCGGGCGCCTTTGACGGGCCTGACGCCGCGGCTCCGGCTGGCTTCGCCATCGCCGACCTCATCAAGAACCAACTGTTCACTACCAACGCGCCGCTTAATCCGGCGCTGCGCCGCGTCCTGCTGAAACAGATCGGCCCCAAGCCGGCGGCATCTCATGCCGAGCGGACTCGTGCGATCGCCGTCTCAATCCTAAGAGGTCTGCCGTCCGACACGCCTGTCGACCTTGTCCGCGACATCGCCGAGCCGCTGACCGGCCGTTACTGGGGCTCCCTGATGGACATGTCCGATGTTGAGGCGGTGGGAGCTGCGATTCAGGCCCGCCGCATGTCACCAATGCTCAGCCTCAAGCGGTCTCCGGAGTCTCAGTTCGCCGCCAACGAAGCGGCCAAGGCATATAGGGTAATCGTTGAGGAGGCGGGTAGGCGGGCCCAGGAGAAGGGCGGCTGTCCGTTCGTCAACTGCATGGCCGAGGATCTGGCCGTGATCGACATTCAGGACGACCCGCGCTACGGCGGCCTTGTGCCCAAGACTATCGGCGCCTTCCTGGCTGGCAATCTTTTCGATGGCTTCCACACCGCCGCGCTCGCCGCCGCCAACTCTCTCCATGTTCTGCTGCAACATCCGGAAGCGCTCGACGAAGTGCGGCGCGATCCCACCAGGGCGGCGGCCGCGGTAGGTGAGGCGCTCCGGATCGAATCGCCGGTCATCCACCTCAACCGCATAATCTCCGAGGATCTGCACTACGAGGACACCATCGTCCCGAAGGGTACGCGGGTCCTTTTGATGTGGGGCGCAGCCAACCACGACCCCGAGGCCTTCAAGGATCCCCACATATTCGACCTGAAGCGCTCGCAACAGGGCGCCACGACGTTCGGCGGCGGCGCACATCTCTGCCCCGGCCGCTTCTCCGCACTAGTGATCGCACGCTCGCTCCTGGAGGCGGTGCTGGAAACCGGCATCGAGGTGCGTCCCGTACCGGGCGCTGAGCGGTGGTTGGACAATCTCGCCATGTCTCAACTTGAGACCTTCCCAGTGGTGTTGAAGCCGGCGGCCTAG
- a CDS encoding TetR/AcrR family transcriptional regulator, whose product MARAAEETAAPTVGSARKPAQKRSLIRVNALLDAADALLQDREISDIGLYDVANAAKVPPTSAYHFFPTKESVFLALAERYLHKMHEALNAPLDLEAIERWQDFVTARYWRVVEYFNASLAARKLFMGTALQSDIRKLDFQDMDSSAAGTYRLMDRYFVMPYVRDPAFKSAVGYAIHDGIWAVSFAKHGYITPEYAREGIRATLAYMSTYLPDTIALRAPQSQSDPGSHPAQPEQMPVRRRRARARQPA is encoded by the coding sequence ATGGCCAGGGCCGCCGAAGAAACCGCCGCGCCCACCGTTGGATCGGCGCGAAAGCCCGCGCAGAAGCGCAGCCTCATCCGCGTCAACGCCCTGCTCGATGCGGCGGACGCCCTGCTTCAGGACCGGGAGATCAGCGACATCGGCCTCTACGATGTCGCCAACGCCGCCAAGGTGCCGCCGACCTCCGCCTACCACTTCTTCCCGACCAAGGAGTCGGTCTTCCTCGCCCTCGCCGAGCGATACCTGCACAAGATGCATGAGGCGCTGAATGCGCCACTCGACCTCGAAGCGATCGAACGATGGCAGGATTTTGTCACGGCCCGCTATTGGCGGGTGGTCGAGTATTTCAATGCCAGCTTGGCAGCCCGAAAGCTGTTCATGGGCACGGCGCTACAATCCGACATCCGCAAACTTGATTTCCAGGACATGGACTCCTCGGCGGCTGGCACTTACCGGTTGATGGATCGCTACTTCGTCATGCCCTACGTCCGCGATCCGGCCTTCAAGTCCGCTGTCGGCTATGCGATCCACGACGGGATTTGGGCCGTTTCCTTCGCCAAGCACGGTTACATCACGCCCGAATACGCAAGAGAGGGCATCCGAGCCACGCTCGCCTACATGTCGACGTACCTGCCGGACACGATCGCCTTGCGCGCGCCGCAGTCGCAATCGGACCCCGGAAGCCACCCGGCCCAGCCTGAACAAATGCCCGTACGACGCCGACGAGCCCGTGCTCGCCAGCCGGCCTGA
- a CDS encoding four-carbon acid sugar kinase family protein: MIVAAKLEAAGVVCPLVTNVAQLDALPGDLQAVVLARKMRLIPAEAAQKEARAAAAAFARRGARTIFYKYSALFDSTDRGNIGPVAEALTAVTGAARTLFCPAYVDLGVTLYQGHMFAGPMLISETPKRFDPMTPATTSNVVAKLRGQTTWPVGLVDHRMLAQGAAAVSARLEVQSDIPFWVMDAIDEADVATIAALSRDWKFVTGADSLPPAILRDRRGEAAPQPGSGRRLLPPASGHEAVIAGSCGQATQLQLDAFAKTHPVWQVDLARDGDTPGMADAIVGWAAERLAAGPVAIATTTDKDGVAAAQAAFGHEGASERADRLLGQVAARLRELGVGKFVIAGGETSGAILNALDVGRLEVGGYDELLGGYCHAPGARPTSFVLKPGGMGDTLFFFTALDRLREAEHG; this comes from the coding sequence ATGATCGTCGCCGCCAAGCTGGAGGCGGCCGGCGTCGTCTGCCCGCTGGTCACTAACGTCGCCCAGCTCGATGCACTTCCTGGTGACCTTCAAGCGGTTGTCCTGGCGCGGAAGATGCGCCTCATTCCAGCCGAGGCTGCGCAGAAGGAGGCGCGGGCGGCCGCAGCGGCCTTCGCGCGCCGCGGCGCACGGACGATCTTTTACAAGTACAGCGCGCTCTTCGATTCAACGGACCGGGGCAATATCGGGCCGGTGGCCGAGGCGCTTACGGCGGTGACCGGAGCGGCGCGGACGCTGTTCTGTCCGGCGTATGTGGACCTAGGTGTCACCCTCTACCAGGGGCATATGTTCGCCGGCCCGATGCTGATTTCGGAAACGCCCAAGCGCTTTGACCCGATGACCCCGGCGACAACCTCCAACGTGGTGGCCAAGCTGCGCGGACAGACAACCTGGCCAGTCGGTCTCGTCGACCATCGGATGCTGGCGCAAGGCGCAGCCGCGGTCTCGGCGCGGCTCGAGGTCCAGTCGGACATTCCCTTCTGGGTGATGGACGCCATTGACGAGGCGGACGTAGCCACCATCGCGGCCCTTTCGCGCGACTGGAAGTTTGTCACTGGCGCCGACTCCCTGCCGCCGGCCATTCTACGGGACCGCCGAGGTGAGGCCGCGCCACAACCGGGCAGCGGCCGTCGGCTGCTGCCCCCCGCGTCGGGACACGAGGCGGTGATTGCGGGCAGCTGCGGCCAGGCGACCCAACTGCAGCTTGACGCCTTCGCCAAGACGCATCCCGTCTGGCAGGTCGACCTGGCCCGGGACGGTGACACGCCAGGGATGGCGGATGCTATCGTCGGCTGGGCCGCCGAGCGGCTCGCCGCCGGACCGGTAGCCATCGCCACCACCACGGACAAGGACGGCGTCGCGGCGGCCCAGGCCGCCTTCGGCCACGAGGGCGCTTCGGAGCGGGCCGATCGGCTGCTCGGCCAAGTGGCCGCCCGCTTGCGCGAGCTGGGCGTCGGCAAGTTCGTGATCGCCGGCGGCGAGACGTCCGGCGCCATCCTCAACGCCCTGGATGTAGGCCGGCTCGAAGTCGGCGGATACGACGAGCTGCTGGGGGGCTATTGTCACGCGCCCGGTGCGCGACCGACATCGTTCGTCCTGAAGCCCGGCGGCATGGGCGACACGCTCTTCTTCTTCACGGCGCTGGATCGCCTGCGCGAAGCCGAGCACGGATAG
- a CDS encoding MFS transporter — protein sequence MNHVDLGRAETGPARPARDQGGRRFNTYENRLLLVLSLGGGVAALDAQALFYLSPFVAKDLRLNNAEIGMLSSAVLVTWSIAAYLIGGLSDRTGRRKPYLILAYALFAVCSFLSGLARNFATLLLARLTVGLAEGPVIPLSQSIMAANSTPSRRGFNMGVVQNFGAQLFGSLLGPILVVGLATTLNWRAAFFLAGLPGLVIAASLLVILKEPAAASPTQPDGRNDILKILSVRNVWICCIVAGAMIGWFVLLLSFLPLYLVNFLHLSPRMMSFAMATIGAAGAVSAVLVPMLSDRFGRRPTIVLFGVLGAIAPLAALARPDAPVMIGLIFFGCLALGMFPLFMGTVPQESVGVSRAARSTALVMGLGQCIGGFVGPSLAGAAADYFSLKAPLVIAIFLAIIGGVTALLLNETAPVAAKISLGQNNSRG from the coding sequence ATGAACCACGTCGATCTGGGCCGCGCCGAGACAGGCCCGGCGCGGCCCGCCCGCGACCAGGGCGGGCGCAGATTCAACACCTATGAAAACCGGCTGCTGCTGGTGCTCAGCCTGGGCGGGGGCGTGGCTGCGCTCGACGCCCAGGCCCTGTTCTACCTGTCGCCGTTCGTGGCCAAGGATCTGCGCCTGAACAACGCAGAGATCGGCATGCTCTCGTCCGCGGTGCTGGTCACCTGGTCGATCGCCGCCTATTTGATCGGCGGACTTTCCGATCGGACCGGGCGGCGCAAGCCCTACCTGATCCTGGCCTACGCCCTGTTCGCCGTGTGCTCGTTCCTGAGCGGGTTGGCCAGGAATTTCGCCACGCTCCTGTTGGCGCGCCTTACCGTGGGTTTGGCGGAAGGTCCAGTCATCCCGCTCTCGCAGTCAATCATGGCGGCGAATTCAACGCCGTCGCGCCGCGGATTCAACATGGGTGTCGTGCAGAATTTCGGCGCCCAACTGTTTGGCTCCCTGCTTGGTCCCATCCTGGTGGTTGGGCTGGCGACGACACTGAACTGGCGCGCCGCGTTCTTTCTGGCCGGGTTGCCCGGATTGGTCATCGCAGCCTCGCTGCTCGTCATCTTGAAAGAGCCTGCGGCCGCGTCGCCAACCCAACCGGATGGCCGAAACGATATATTGAAAATTCTGTCGGTTAGAAATGTTTGGATTTGCTGTATTGTTGCCGGCGCAATGATTGGCTGGTTCGTGTTGCTGTTGAGCTTTTTGCCTCTATACCTAGTAAATTTTCTTCATCTATCACCTCGAATGATGAGCTTCGCCATGGCGACGATTGGGGCGGCGGGGGCTGTCTCGGCGGTCTTGGTCCCGATGCTTTCCGATCGTTTCGGGCGTAGACCCACAATTGTGCTGTTCGGTGTTTTGGGCGCAATAGCGCCATTGGCCGCCTTGGCGCGTCCGGATGCTCCGGTGATGATCGGGCTGATCTTTTTCGGATGCTTGGCGCTCGGGATGTTTCCCCTCTTTATGGGGACCGTGCCGCAGGAAAGCGTTGGCGTCAGCAGAGCCGCGCGATCGACAGCGCTCGTCATGGGCCTGGGCCAGTGCATTGGCGGTTTTGTCGGCCCGTCGCTGGCCGGCGCGGCGGCAGACTATTTCAGCCTCAAAGCGCCACTAGTGATCGCCATTTTTCTGGCTATCATTGGTGGCGTCACAGCCTTGCTACTCAATGAAACGGCGCCAGTCGCCGCTAAAATAAGTCTCGGCCAAAATAACTCACGCGGATAG